Genomic segment of Oscillospiraceae bacterium:
CAACTTGTCAATTAAACGGGCAATGCTGCGTGAAAGCAGGCAAACATTGCCGCCTGAGTTGACGTTTGAGCGTAAGTTGAAACATTTTATGGAAGCCGCTGAAGATATGCAGGAGCAACCGCGTATTGAACGTCGAAAACGGGGCAAAAGTCGTGGTGATTACGACGATTATGAGGAACTTGACTAAAAAAACCGCCATTTGGCGGTTTTTCTATTGTTTGTAAAGACTGACCCGGCTATGCCAGGGGATATTTAATATCCATCAAGATACTACATCAAAGTTAATCACTTTCCAAATGTTTTGCAGATAGTCTGCTCGTGCATTTTTGTACTTTAAATAATAAGCGTGTTCCCACACGTCGATCAGCAATAACGGCTGCAAACCGATGGGATACACGGTATCTTGGTTGGCACGTATTTCGATGAGCAGATCGCCTTTGGCTGAATGGGCCAGCACAGCGTAGCCTGAGCCGAACACACTCGCCGCCGCTTGTGTGAATTGCTGTACAAATGCGTCAAACGAGCCGAATGCGTTTGATAGCTTTCGTTCCAGCGTTGGGCCGGGGCGGTTATCCTCGCGGTAAGGGGCAAGCATGTTGAAAAATAAGTAGTGATTCATGACACCGCCACCGTTGCGTTGAATGTCGGTGCGAATGTTGGCAGGTAGTGTGTGGG
This window contains:
- a CDS encoding superoxide dismutase, yielding MPYTSYPYEVQPLPYEYNALEPAIDAETVRYHHDKHYQAYVDKLNAALEPFPQLQIPLEKLLTNPHTLPANIRTDIQRNGGGVMNHYLFFNMLAPYREDNRPGPTLERKLSNAFGSFDAFVQQFTQAAASVFGSGYAVLAHSAKGDLLIEIRANQDTVYPIGLQPLLLIDVWEHAYYLKYKNARADYLQNIWKVINFDVVS